A region from the Prevotella melaninogenica genome encodes:
- the glmM gene encoding phosphoglucosamine mutase: protein MTLIKSISGIRGTIGGRAGDTLNPLDIVKFVSAYATFIARKHPEKKLKIVVGRDARISGPMVKNVVCGTLMGIGADVVNIGLATTPTTELAVRMCGADGGIIITASHNPRHWNALKLLNEEGEFLTAADGAEVLDIAEREDFDYADVDGLGSYTDDNSFDERHIEEVLSLDLVDVEAIKRRKFRVVVDAINSVGGVILPKLLDRLGVEYKFLNGDATGDFSHNPEPIAANLTGIMGEVAKGGYDLGIVVDPDVDRLAFIQEDGQMYGEEYTLVTVADYILEHVKGNTVSNLSSTRALRDVTEKHGGKYYASAVGEVNVTTKMKEVGAVIGGEGNGGVIYPDSHYGRDALVGIALFLSSLAQKGMKVSELRKTFPEYFIAKNRIDLTPDTDVDAILVRVKELYGQEKDVQVTDIDGVKLDFPDAWVHLRKSNTEPIIRVYSEANTMEAADTLGKKLMQIVYDMQ, encoded by the coding sequence ATGACGCTTATTAAATCTATTTCCGGCATCCGTGGAACTATCGGAGGTCGTGCGGGCGATACTCTGAACCCGCTGGACATCGTTAAATTCGTTTCTGCATACGCTACTTTCATTGCACGTAAGCACCCAGAGAAGAAGCTAAAGATTGTTGTTGGTCGTGATGCACGCATCTCTGGTCCAATGGTCAAGAATGTAGTATGTGGTACGCTGATGGGTATTGGTGCAGATGTTGTGAACATCGGTTTGGCTACAACCCCTACAACAGAGTTGGCTGTACGTATGTGCGGTGCTGATGGTGGTATCATCATTACTGCTTCTCACAATCCACGCCATTGGAACGCCTTGAAACTGCTGAACGAGGAGGGTGAGTTCCTTACTGCGGCTGATGGTGCTGAGGTATTGGATATTGCTGAGCGTGAGGACTTTGATTATGCTGATGTGGATGGTTTGGGTAGTTATACTGATGACAATTCATTTGATGAACGCCATATAGAAGAAGTTTTGAGTCTTGATTTGGTAGATGTCGAAGCAATCAAGAGGCGTAAGTTCCGTGTCGTTGTTGATGCTATCAATTCTGTTGGTGGTGTTATCCTACCTAAGTTGCTCGACCGTTTAGGCGTAGAATATAAGTTCTTGAATGGTGATGCAACTGGTGATTTCTCTCACAATCCAGAACCAATTGCAGCGAATCTTACTGGTATCATGGGTGAGGTTGCTAAGGGTGGCTATGATTTGGGTATTGTTGTTGACCCAGATGTTGACCGTCTTGCATTCATACAGGAAGATGGGCAGATGTATGGTGAGGAATACACACTCGTCACAGTGGCTGACTATATCCTCGAACACGTGAAGGGTAACACTGTGAGTAACCTCTCTTCAACTCGTGCACTGCGCGATGTAACTGAGAAACATGGAGGTAAGTATTATGCTTCTGCTGTTGGTGAGGTGAATGTTACCACGAAGATGAAAGAAGTGGGTGCTGTTATCGGTGGTGAAGGTAATGGTGGTGTCATCTATCCTGATAGCCATTATGGTCGTGATGCTCTCGTTGGTATTGCACTTTTCCTTAGTTCTTTGGCACAGAAGGGAATGAAAGTAAGCGAACTTCGCAAGACCTTCCCAGAGTATTTCATTGCAAAGAATCGCATTGACCTTACACCTGATACAGATGTTGATGCAATTCTCGTGCGCGTGAAAGAACTTTACGGACAGGAGAAGGATGTACAAGTAACAGATATCGATGGCGTTAAGCTCGATTTTCCTGATGCTTGGGTTCATCTCCGTAAGTCAAACACAGAGCCAATTATCCGTGTTTACAGCGAAGCTAACACCATGGAGGCTGCTGACACATTAGGCAAGAAATTGATGCAGATAGTTTACGATATGCAGTAA
- a CDS encoding DUF4827 domain-containing protein, whose product MKKINFLLVVLAAVLAFSSCSKGETYADQLERETEAINKFIVKKGINVITEEQFTKQGNTTDTTKNQYVLFPNTGVYMQIVEKGTGEIIKKGETATVLCRFTERNLLRDTLQLSNQFLIFGPKVDKMSVTNTSGTYTASFDPSSSVMYDVYKSTSVPAGWLVPMPYVGLGRLVDATSKLSHVRLIVPSQQGQINATKAVYPCYYDLTFQRGL is encoded by the coding sequence ATGAAGAAGATCAATTTTCTCCTTGTGGTGTTGGCTGCAGTGCTGGCATTTAGTTCGTGTAGTAAGGGCGAAACTTATGCTGATCAGTTGGAACGGGAGACAGAGGCAATTAATAAATTTATAGTAAAGAAAGGTATAAATGTAATTACCGAAGAACAGTTCACTAAGCAAGGGAATACAACCGATACAACAAAGAACCAGTATGTTCTTTTTCCAAATACTGGCGTTTATATGCAGATTGTTGAGAAAGGAACTGGTGAGATTATAAAGAAAGGTGAGACGGCTACTGTTCTCTGTCGTTTCACTGAGCGTAACCTTCTCAGAGATACGTTGCAGTTGTCTAATCAATTCCTTATCTTTGGTCCTAAGGTTGACAAGATGTCTGTAACAAACACAAGTGGAACTTATACTGCTTCGTTTGATCCTTCTTCCAGTGTGATGTATGATGTCTATAAGAGTACTTCCGTACCTGCTGGTTGGTTGGTACCAATGCCTTATGTTGGTCTTGGTAGATTGGTTGATGCTACATCAAAGTTATCACATGTGAGGCTTATCGTACCTTCACAACAAGGACAGATTAATGCTACAAAGGCAGTCTATCCTTGCTACTATGATCTTACCTTCCAAAGGGGACTCTGA
- a CDS encoding patatin-like phospholipase family protein, whose translation MLIDRNTGLVLEGGGMRGVFTSGVLDAFMKYKLYFHYTVAVSAGACNGLSYASRQPRRARISNIDMLAKYDYIGLHHLVTQGCIFDPELLYHRFPYELIPYDYEEYFRNCKKGDIFEMVVTNCQTGFAEYLSESSGNSHRLNELARASSSLPYVSKIVTVDGKEFLDGGIVDSIPVLRSIETGHETNVVISTRNKGWRDMGRDHKQPKFVYRNYPRLRVVLSRRVEAYNRQLDLVDELEEQGKILVIRPEKPIVVGRMEKDIEKLENLYEEGFQLGERFVRDNLPELL comes from the coding sequence ATGCTAATAGATAGGAATACGGGATTAGTTTTAGAAGGTGGGGGAATGCGTGGTGTATTTACCTCTGGTGTGTTAGATGCTTTTATGAAATATAAGCTTTATTTTCACTATACAGTGGCTGTTTCTGCTGGAGCGTGTAATGGTTTGTCATACGCCAGTCGTCAACCGCGTCGTGCTCGTATTTCTAATATTGATATGCTTGCCAAATATGATTATATAGGCTTGCACCATCTCGTTACACAGGGTTGCATCTTTGATCCAGAGCTGCTTTATCATCGTTTCCCTTATGAGCTTATCCCTTACGATTATGAGGAGTATTTTCGTAATTGTAAGAAAGGGGATATCTTTGAAATGGTTGTAACAAATTGCCAAACAGGCTTTGCCGAATACCTTTCAGAATCGTCAGGTAATTCGCATCGTCTTAATGAGTTAGCACGTGCTTCTTCAAGCCTTCCATACGTCAGTAAGATTGTTACGGTAGATGGCAAGGAATTTTTGGATGGCGGTATCGTTGACTCTATTCCTGTGCTACGTTCTATAGAGACTGGACACGAAACGAACGTGGTTATCAGTACACGTAACAAAGGATGGCGAGACATGGGACGCGATCATAAACAACCTAAGTTTGTCTATCGTAATTATCCTCGTTTACGCGTTGTATTAAGCCGTAGGGTAGAGGCTTATAACCGTCAGCTTGACTTGGTGGATGAGTTGGAGGAACAAGGTAAGATTCTTGTTATTCGCCCTGAAAAACCTATTGTTGTTGGTCGAATGGAGAAAGATATTGAGAAACTTGAGAATCTATATGAGGAAGGTTTCCAGTTAGGTGAACGATTTGTAAGGGATAATCTCCCTGAGCTTCTCTGA
- a CDS encoding aminopeptidase P family protein, with protein MFNKETYVKRRTELKKLVGKGIIILFGNNESPANFPANGYYPFRQDSSFLYYFGQKRDGLVGVIDIDNDTETLVGNDIDIDDIVWYGSVDSVKDMADAVGVANTVNMKGLKTICNNALREHRKIHFLPPYRADIMIQIFDLFGIHPNQQKESASMELIRAVVKMRSVKTQEEIEELERAAVIGYKMHTTAMILGKPGVTEKFVGGQVSGIASSYGSMVSFPTIFSQHGEIMHGNPSMAVLEAGRLALCDCGAETINHYCSDNTRTFPVSGKFTQKQLEIYKVVEECHDAALKLSKPGVKYMDVHFAVCRILFDRMKELGLAKGDTDAAVAAGAHAMFLPHGLGHMMGMDVHDMESFDQINVGFDEETRPNLEQFGTNCLRMGRRLEEGFVVTDEPGIYFIPALIDEWRAKKHCADFLNFDKLDEYKDFGGIRLEDDLLITKDGCRFIGKDIIPYHPKDVEDFIAANRK; from the coding sequence ATGTTTAACAAAGAAACCTATGTAAAGCGCCGTACAGAGCTAAAAAAGCTTGTTGGGAAAGGAATTATCATCCTCTTCGGCAACAACGAATCGCCTGCAAACTTTCCTGCAAATGGGTATTATCCATTCCGTCAGGATTCATCATTCCTCTATTATTTCGGTCAGAAACGTGACGGCTTAGTTGGTGTTATTGACATTGACAATGACACTGAAACGCTTGTTGGTAATGACATTGATATCGATGATATTGTTTGGTACGGTAGTGTTGACTCTGTAAAAGACATGGCTGATGCTGTTGGCGTAGCCAATACTGTCAACATGAAGGGACTCAAGACTATCTGTAATAATGCACTGCGTGAGCATCGCAAGATACATTTCTTGCCACCTTACCGTGCAGATATAATGATTCAAATCTTCGACCTCTTTGGTATTCATCCTAATCAGCAGAAAGAGTCTGCAAGTATGGAACTTATACGTGCGGTTGTGAAGATGCGTTCTGTTAAGACACAAGAAGAAATTGAAGAACTAGAGCGTGCTGCTGTTATTGGCTATAAGATGCACACTACAGCTATGATATTGGGTAAGCCAGGTGTAACCGAGAAGTTCGTTGGTGGTCAAGTTAGTGGTATCGCCAGCTCATACGGTTCAATGGTATCATTCCCTACTATCTTCTCTCAGCATGGTGAGATTATGCATGGTAATCCTTCCATGGCAGTATTGGAGGCTGGTCGCCTTGCTCTTTGCGATTGTGGTGCTGAAACCATCAACCACTATTGCTCTGATAATACTCGTACATTCCCTGTAAGCGGTAAGTTCACACAGAAGCAATTGGAGATTTACAAGGTTGTAGAAGAGTGCCACGATGCAGCATTGAAACTTTCTAAGCCGGGTGTCAAGTACATGGATGTACACTTTGCTGTCTGCCGTATTCTCTTTGACCGCATGAAAGAGCTTGGACTAGCTAAGGGTGACACCGATGCTGCTGTAGCTGCTGGTGCACACGCAATGTTCTTGCCTCATGGTCTTGGTCACATGATGGGTATGGATGTTCACGATATGGAATCATTCGACCAAATTAATGTAGGCTTTGACGAGGAGACACGTCCAAACCTTGAGCAGTTCGGAACAAACTGTCTGCGTATGGGTCGTCGATTAGAAGAAGGATTTGTTGTTACCGATGAGCCAGGTATCTACTTTATTCCTGCTTTGATTGATGAATGGCGTGCAAAGAAACATTGTGCAGACTTCCTTAACTTCGACAAGTTGGATGAGTATAAGGACTTCGGAGGAATCCGTCTCGAGGACGATCTCCTCATCACCAAGGATGGTTGCCGATTCATTGGCAAGGATATTATTCCATACCACCCGAAGGATGTAGAAGACTTCATTGCAGCAAACCGAAAGTAA
- a CDS encoding aminopeptidase C, whose amino-acid sequence MRKTLVVALLALFAIGANAADKKEGTTSNKPVFTVVKQIPITSIKDQNRSGTCWDYSTLSYFEAEILKKTGKTYDLCESFVANKTYMDRAIQVVRFHGDCQFAQGGSAYDVLHTLENYGICPENAMPFPGSLYGDSLNNFNEFFSLLEPYVNGIARNKANKISSQWKQGLQGILDAYLGKCPETFTYEGKQYTPKSFAASLGLNWSDYVTITSYTHHPFYSKFAVEVQDNWRFPLSYNLPMDEMMRIIDNAVMNGYTVAWGGDVSEPGFTRKGLAYMVDGKKVESMKGSDMAHWLGLSAAKKKDIIDSLGVNVPEVVPTQQQRQERFDNWELTDDHGMLIFGIAKDQNGKEYYMVKNSWGETGDYKGIWYMTKNFIAANTMDYMVNKNAIPKDIRKKMGL is encoded by the coding sequence ATGAGAAAAACTTTAGTAGTAGCATTGCTCGCTTTGTTTGCGATAGGTGCTAATGCCGCAGACAAGAAAGAGGGAACGACCTCTAACAAGCCTGTTTTTACTGTAGTAAAACAGATTCCAATTACAAGTATTAAGGACCAGAACCGCTCAGGTACTTGCTGGGACTACTCTACTCTTAGCTACTTCGAGGCTGAGATTTTGAAGAAGACTGGTAAGACATACGACCTCTGTGAGAGCTTTGTTGCAAACAAAACATATATGGATCGTGCTATTCAAGTGGTTCGCTTCCATGGCGATTGTCAATTTGCTCAAGGTGGTTCAGCATACGACGTGTTGCACACACTTGAGAACTACGGTATCTGCCCAGAGAATGCAATGCCATTCCCAGGCTCTCTCTACGGTGACTCACTGAACAACTTCAATGAGTTCTTCTCATTGCTGGAGCCATACGTAAATGGTATTGCCCGCAACAAGGCAAATAAGATTTCAAGTCAGTGGAAACAAGGCTTGCAGGGTATTCTTGATGCTTACCTCGGTAAGTGTCCAGAAACTTTCACCTACGAAGGCAAGCAGTACACTCCAAAGAGCTTCGCTGCAAGTCTCGGTTTGAACTGGAGCGATTATGTTACTATTACTTCTTACACACACCATCCTTTCTATTCAAAGTTTGCTGTTGAGGTACAAGACAACTGGCGTTTCCCACTGTCTTACAACCTTCCAATGGACGAGATGATGCGTATTATTGATAACGCTGTCATGAACGGCTACACAGTAGCATGGGGTGGCGATGTTAGCGAGCCTGGCTTCACTCGTAAGGGTTTGGCTTACATGGTTGACGGTAAGAAGGTTGAAAGCATGAAGGGTAGTGACATGGCTCACTGGCTTGGTCTTTCTGCAGCAAAGAAAAAGGATATCATCGACTCACTGGGTGTAAACGTACCAGAGGTTGTTCCTACACAGCAGCAACGTCAGGAGCGTTTTGACAACTGGGAGCTTACTGATGACCACGGTATGCTTATCTTCGGTATCGCTAAGGATCAAAATGGTAAGGAATACTACATGGTAAAGAACTCATGGGGTGAGACTGGTGACTACAAGGGTATCTGGTACATGACCAAGAACTTTATTGCAGCTAACACCATGGACTACATGGTAAACAAGAATGCTATCCCTAAGGATATTCGCAAGAAGATGGGTCTCTAA
- a CDS encoding IS1634 family transposase: MHANVQTRFNPATGDMAPYYRIKESYRDVQGHVHSLILLNIGFEPSLTAVQVRNIAYALTERFKNRSTPSLFKEHLDGLTPIEQAKADEWWSRMEQEGGIDRFNKEEQKSLRKYENYVDLETAKYTDARNVGAEWLCKQTIDKLQLEGFLRRNGWTENTIRTALSALIVRTVYAVSERSSYYYLRDNSAAGELYSGVPGWTPGINSLYKVTDKLYELKEQLERHLCNVTDNLFNIDNKLMLFDLTNFYFEGSKRNSDKVKFGRSKEKRSDCKLLVPALCINKEGFIRYSSILEGNTADPKSLPDMIDTLAKRNPSRTKDTLVVMDAGVATEENLELIKRKGYNYLCVSRTKMKDYTLSDDNRSVTVMDARRQKITLKEVKTEDDKDYYLEITSPSKAMTESSMNRVWRERFEMELQRINDGISKKGGTKTYEKVVERTGRAIQKYPSIAKFYQISYIKDEKKPKQMLRVDWEIKDLSAMESGHGVYFLRSNVRTLDERMTWEYYNLIREIECMNRQLKNDLNLRPIYHQKDERSDAHLFFGLLAYWVVNTIRCQLKREGEACYWTEIVRRMSTQKLVTTKGKNPLGENIEMRQCSSPSKQAKQIYDKLNLKHSPYKKNKICRTQNP; the protein is encoded by the coding sequence ATGCACGCAAATGTACAGACACGATTCAATCCTGCAACAGGCGACATGGCTCCTTATTATCGCATCAAGGAGTCATATCGTGATGTGCAGGGTCATGTACATTCGCTAATTCTGTTGAACATCGGTTTTGAACCTTCACTTACTGCCGTACAGGTTCGAAACATTGCATACGCACTTACCGAACGCTTCAAAAACAGAAGTACACCCTCGCTTTTCAAGGAACATCTTGACGGACTTACTCCTATTGAACAGGCAAAGGCTGACGAATGGTGGAGCCGTATGGAGCAAGAAGGTGGAATCGATAGGTTTAACAAGGAAGAGCAGAAGTCGCTGAGAAAATATGAGAACTACGTTGACCTTGAGACGGCAAAATATACTGACGCAAGGAATGTCGGTGCTGAGTGGCTCTGCAAGCAGACGATAGACAAACTGCAATTAGAGGGTTTCCTGCGCAGAAACGGCTGGACGGAGAATACGATCCGCACGGCTTTGTCAGCATTGATTGTTCGCACAGTATATGCAGTTTCTGAACGTTCGTCTTATTATTATTTGCGCGATAACTCAGCTGCTGGTGAACTTTATAGTGGAGTTCCTGGCTGGACACCAGGAATCAATTCTCTGTATAAAGTCACTGACAAATTATATGAACTAAAGGAACAGTTAGAGCGTCATCTGTGCAACGTTACTGACAATCTCTTTAATATAGACAACAAGTTGATGCTCTTCGACTTAACCAACTTCTATTTCGAGGGCAGTAAGCGTAACAGCGACAAGGTCAAGTTCGGTCGGTCAAAAGAAAAACGCTCTGACTGTAAGCTACTTGTACCTGCACTATGTATCAATAAAGAAGGTTTTATACGTTATTCTTCTATCTTGGAGGGTAATACAGCAGACCCCAAGTCTCTGCCCGATATGATTGACACGCTGGCAAAGAGGAATCCATCACGGACAAAGGATACGCTCGTTGTCATGGATGCAGGTGTTGCCACGGAAGAAAACTTGGAGCTGATCAAAAGGAAAGGTTACAATTATCTCTGCGTATCTCGTACGAAAATGAAGGACTATACGCTCAGTGATGATAACAGGAGTGTTACGGTAATGGATGCCCGTCGGCAGAAGATAACGCTGAAAGAGGTTAAGACAGAGGATGACAAGGATTATTATCTCGAAATAACATCTCCTTCGAAAGCTATGACAGAGTCGTCCATGAACAGGGTCTGGAGAGAGCGTTTTGAGATGGAACTGCAGAGAATAAACGATGGAATCTCCAAGAAAGGTGGAACGAAAACCTATGAAAAGGTTGTTGAACGTACAGGACGTGCCATACAGAAGTACCCATCTATAGCGAAGTTCTATCAGATAAGCTACATAAAAGATGAGAAGAAACCCAAGCAGATGCTACGCGTAGACTGGGAGATAAAAGACCTCTCCGCAATGGAATCTGGTCACGGAGTATACTTCCTCCGCAGCAATGTCAGGACACTTGATGAGCGCATGACATGGGAATACTACAATCTCATTCGTGAGATAGAATGCATGAACAGGCAACTAAAGAATGACCTCAACCTCCGTCCTATCTATCATCAGAAAGATGAGAGAAGCGACGCACACCTCTTCTTCGGTTTATTAGCCTATTGGGTGGTAAACACCATCCGTTGTCAATTAAAACGAGAAGGAGAAGCCTGTTACTGGACCGAGATTGTACGACGTATGAGCACCCAGAAGCTCGTCACAACAAAAGGGAAGAATCCATTAGGAGAGAACATCGAGATGCGCCAATGTAGTAGTCCTTCGAAGCAAGCAAAACAGATATACGATAAGTTGAACTTAAAACACTCACCATACAAAAAGAATAAAATTTGTAGGACACAGAACCCATAA
- the recJ gene encoding single-stranded-DNA-specific exonuclease RecJ: MQFKWNYTPPVDTQVNAAKDLGEKLGISPILASLLIRRGITTESAAKRFFRPQLADLINPFLMKDMDAAVDRLNDAMGHKERILVYGDYDVDGCTAVALVYKFLRQFYSNIDYYIPDRYDEGYGVSKKGIDFAKETGVKLIIILDCGIKAIEEITYAKEQGIDFIICDHHVPDEVMPPAVAILNPKRPDDTYPFKNLCGCGVGFKFMQAFAKNNNIPFSRLVPLLDFCAVSIAADLVPVVDENRILAFHGLKQLNQNPSLGLKAIIDICGLNGRELSMSDIIFKIGPRINASGRMENGKKSVDLLVEREYSLAFNQAKHIDEYNEQRKDVDRQMTEEANQIVARLESQKHQSSIVLYDEHWKKGVIGIVASRLTEIYFRPTVVLTRDENLATGSARSVAGFDVYAAIKSCRDLLLNFGGHTYAAGLTMKWADVKEFRERFQAFVEEHIEPEQREAILDIDAVIDFKDITKKLHSDLKRFAPFGPGNPKPLFCTLDVYDFGTSKVVGREQEHIKLELVDSKSNNVMNGIAFGQSASARYIKSKRSFDIAYTIEDNVFKRGAVQLQIEDIRPTEDC; encoded by the coding sequence ATGCAATTTAAATGGAACTACACACCACCTGTAGATACTCAGGTCAATGCTGCTAAAGACTTAGGAGAGAAATTGGGTATTAGTCCCATTCTCGCTTCGTTGCTCATTCGCCGTGGTATAACAACGGAGAGTGCTGCTAAGCGGTTCTTCCGCCCACAGTTGGCAGACCTCATCAATCCTTTCTTAATGAAGGACATGGATGCTGCTGTCGATCGTCTCAATGACGCAATGGGGCATAAAGAGCGTATTCTTGTCTATGGAGACTATGACGTAGATGGCTGTACAGCTGTAGCGTTGGTATATAAATTCTTACGACAGTTCTATTCAAACATTGATTACTACATCCCTGACCGCTATGATGAGGGATATGGAGTAAGTAAAAAAGGAATAGACTTTGCCAAAGAAACTGGAGTAAAACTTATCATTATCCTCGATTGTGGTATTAAGGCAATCGAAGAGATAACCTATGCTAAAGAACAAGGAATAGACTTCATCATCTGTGATCATCATGTCCCTGATGAAGTGATGCCACCTGCTGTGGCGATTCTTAACCCCAAAAGACCAGACGACACCTATCCTTTCAAGAACCTTTGCGGTTGTGGGGTGGGTTTTAAGTTCATGCAGGCATTTGCAAAGAACAATAACATTCCGTTCTCTCGACTCGTTCCCCTACTCGACTTCTGTGCTGTCAGCATAGCAGCTGATTTGGTTCCTGTGGTTGATGAAAACCGTATCCTTGCCTTCCACGGACTGAAACAGCTAAATCAGAATCCAAGCCTTGGACTGAAAGCAATTATTGACATCTGCGGTTTGAATGGTCGTGAATTATCTATGAGCGATATCATCTTCAAGATTGGACCACGTATCAACGCCAGCGGACGTATGGAGAATGGCAAGAAGAGTGTTGATTTACTCGTTGAAAGAGAATACAGCTTAGCTTTCAATCAAGCAAAACATATTGACGAATACAACGAACAACGAAAGGATGTAGACCGCCAGATGACGGAGGAAGCCAACCAGATTGTGGCTCGTTTGGAAAGCCAGAAGCATCAGTCGAGCATCGTTCTCTATGATGAACATTGGAAGAAAGGTGTCATAGGCATTGTTGCCTCTCGTCTAACAGAAATTTACTTCCGTCCAACAGTGGTCTTAACACGTGACGAAAACCTTGCAACTGGCTCTGCTCGTAGCGTAGCAGGATTTGATGTGTATGCAGCCATTAAGAGTTGTCGTGACCTACTACTAAACTTTGGCGGACATACCTATGCAGCTGGTCTGACTATGAAGTGGGCAGATGTAAAAGAGTTCCGCGAACGCTTCCAAGCCTTTGTAGAAGAACATATCGAACCAGAACAGCGTGAGGCGATATTGGATATTGATGCCGTTATTGATTTCAAGGATATCACCAAGAAGCTACACAGCGACTTAAAACGCTTTGCTCCATTTGGTCCAGGAAACCCCAAACCTCTCTTCTGCACATTGGATGTTTACGATTTCGGAACAAGTAAGGTTGTTGGGCGTGAGCAAGAGCATATCAAGTTGGAGCTGGTTGACTCCAAATCAAACAACGTAATGAATGGTATAGCCTTTGGACAGAGTGCATCTGCCCGCTATATCAAGTCAAAACGTTCGTTTGACATAGCCTATACGATTGAGGATAATGTCTTCAAGCGTGGAGCTGTACAGCTGCAGATAGAGGATATCAGACCGACAGAGGATTGTTAA